The genome window GGCGGAACAGGCGGGCGCCGAGCTGGAGCGCCTGGCCAAGGAGCACCGCTACGTGCGGGACGTCTACTGACGGGACCGTCCGGCCGGGGACCGGGGCCGTGCCTACCATGGCAGTGGACAAGGAAGGTGGGAGCCCTGCGGCTGACTGACGGGTTCTGTGCCGAAGTGGCCGCCGCCGACCCGTTGAGGGCCGACCGGCTGCTCGCCGAGCTGCCCGCGCTCAACGCGCGGGCGGACCCGCGCCCGCTCGGCGAACTGCTGGCGGCGCTGGCCGGGGCGGCGGACCGGGCGCCGCTGGAGTCCGCGGCCGAACGGCTGGCCGCGATGCGTGACATGGGGATGACCCTCGGTTCGCTCAAGCGCCACGGCGTCGAACCGCTCAGCGCGGTGCCGGCCGCCGGGCCGGTGCTGCGGCGCCTCGGCGCCCGCGCCGAGATGGTGCCCCGGGACACCGTGCTGCACTACGGCGCCTGGAACCCGCGGGGCGACCGGCAGCGGATGTACCTCGGGGCGCCCGAGGAGGACGTGCTGATCCAGTCGGTGCGGCTCGGCGCGGTGGCCGTCGAGCGCGCCGCGCTCGGGCTGGCCGAGCTCGACGGCGCGGACCCGGGCACCCCCGAGTACTTCCGGGTGCTGCGGCAGGCCGTGCGGGACTTCGAGGTGCTGCCCGAGCAGATCGGCGTGGTGGCGGGCAAGGTCGCGCCGGCCGGGTTCTTCATGGCGCGGCTGCGGCCGTACTTCGAGGACGTCCGGGTGGGCGACCGTTCGTACTAC of Kitasatospora viridis contains these proteins:
- a CDS encoding monodechloroaminopyrrolnitrin synthase PrnB family protein, producing MGALRLTDGFCAEVAAADPLRADRLLAELPALNARADPRPLGELLAALAGAADRAPLESAAERLAAMRDMGMTLGSLKRHGVEPLSAVPAAGPVLRRLGARAEMVPRDTVLHYGAWNPRGDRQRMYLGAPEEDVLIQSVRLGAVAVERAALGLAELDGADPGTPEYFRVLRQAVRDFEVLPEQIGVVAGKVAPAGFFMARLRPYFEDVRVGDRSYYGPAAAHVPLHLVDQLLWSSDRVDPAYAELTREMLDYGLPEWSRLHHEREGAESVVTRVVRALLAAGQEASPQLLLTGRTVAELLRSMVVFRGRHLRLVREAYTVDSPYTTGSAGGAPELVKRVLELTRACERQLVGRADEPMP